A single window of Cottoperca gobio chromosome 9, fCotGob3.1, whole genome shotgun sequence DNA harbors:
- the znf367 gene encoding zinc finger protein 367: MADNKHPHVIYCNDSPKRVLVSVIKTTPIKPRKAEALTPTSPGFSDFMVYPWKWGENAHNVTLSPGSVSGASSPTGAQTTREVDTEPTPEQIRDGIRRGRPRADTVRELINEGETSASRIRCNICNRVFPREKSLQAHKRTHTGERPYLCDYPNCGKAFVQSGQLKTHQRLHTGEKPFVCSDKGCGNRFTHANRHCPKHPFSRLKREEPKEGQGKSQSVDNKAVAEWLAKYWRTREERAPTTTKGKPQGKARAEDQEQQDPMEFLQSDEENGEEEESAEEEKGTQGGAAKRRLQEQRERLHGALALIDLANNLSA, encoded by the exons ATGGCCGATAACAAACACCCGCACGTTATTTACTGCAACGACTCGCCTAAAAGAGTTTTGGTGTCCGTTATTAAGACCACACCGATCAAACCCAGGAAAGCGGAGGCCCTGACGCCGACAAGTCCCGGTTTTAGCGACTTCATGGTCTACCCGTGGAAATGGGGGGAGAACGCCCACAATGTGACCCTGAGCCCGGGCTCAGTGAGCGGGGCTTCGTCACCGACCGGAGCCCAGACTACCAGGGAAGTGGACACGGAGCCTACACCTGAACAGATCAGG GATGGCATTCGCAGAGGGCGTCCACGGGCTGACACTGTCCGGGAGCTCATAAACGAGGGGGAGACTTCAGCCAGCCGTATTCGTTGTAACATCTGCAACCGAGTGTTTCCCAGAGAGAAGTCTCTGCAGGCTCacaagaggacacacacag GAGAGAGGCCCTACCTGTGTGACTACCCAAACTGTGGGAAGGCGTTTGTGCAGAGTGGTCAGCTGAAGACGCACCAGCGGCTGCACACTGGGGAAAAACCCTTTGTCTGCTCGGATAAAG GATGTGGCAATCGGTTCACACATGCCAACCGTCACTGTCCCAAGCATCCTTTCTCCCGTCTGAAGAGAGAGGAACCAAAGGAGGGCCAGGGGAAATCTCAGTCTGTGGATAACAAGGCTGTGGCAGAGTGGCTGGCAAA GTACTGGCGAACCCGTGAGGAGCGTGCCCCCACAACCACCAAGGGGAAGCCACAGGGTAAGGCAAGAGCAGAAGACCAGGAGCAGCAGGATCCCATGGAGTTTCTCCAGTCCGATGAAGAGAAcggggaagaggaagagtcagcagaggaagagaagggcaCCCAGGGAGGAGCCGCCAAGCGTCGGCTCCAGGAGCAAAGAGAGCGTCTCCACGGTGCTCTGGCACTCATTGACCTGGCCAACAACCTGTCTGCCTGA
- the slc35d2 gene encoding UDP-N-acetylglucosamine/UDP-glucose/GDP-mannose transporter → MTMSANASQETAEHSGLLKFYSAMFYACSSFLITMVNKTVLTSFRFPSFMFLGIGQMIVTVVVLYAAKISKTVQFQDFDRSVFLKIFPLPLLYVGNHITGLASTKKLSLPMFTVLRKFTILMTMILEVYVLKKTFPKRLVYSVVTIVFGAIVAASSDLAFDVEGYTFILLNDALTAASGVYTKKKLGTEGLGKYGVLYYNSLIIVIPTLLASAFTGDLHEAVTFEDWVESTFILCFLMSCIMGFVLMYSIVLCSYYNSALTTTVVGAIKNIAVAYIGIFVGGDYLFSWTNFLGLSICMSGGLVYSYLTFNQKSPGSNAKGAQELKIHITQDSTGKYTAN, encoded by the exons ATGACGATGTCTGCAAACGCCTCTCAAGAAACTGCTGAACACTCCGGTCTGCTCAAGTTTTACTCTGCCATGTTTTACGCCTGCAGTTCGTTTCTAATCACGATGGTGAATAAAACCGTGCTCACGAGCTTCAG GTTTCCCTCATTCATGTTTCTGGGAATTGGCCAG ATGATCGTCACTGTTGTTGTCCTTTATGCTGCCAAAATTAGCAAAACAGTCCAGTTTCAAGATTTTGACAGAAGTGTTTTCTTAAAA ATTTTCCCTCTTCCTTTGCTGTATGTTGGGAACCATATAACAGGACTGGCGAGCACCAAAAAACTCAG TTTACCTATGTTTACAGTATTACGGAAATTCACCATATTGATGACAATGATCTTGGAAGTATATGTACTAAA AAAAACCTTTCCAAAACGCCTTGTGTACAGTGTTGTAACCATAGTGTTTGGTGCCATTGTTGCTGCAAG TTCTGACCTGGCCTTCGATGTAGAGGGCTATACTTTCATCCTGCTCAATGATGCCTTGACTGCTGCCAGTGGTGTGTACACCAAGAAGAAACTTGGCACTGAG gGCCTCGGGAAGTATGGTGTCTTATACTACAATTCACTAATCATCGTCATCCCCACTCTCTTGGCAAGTGCGTTTACTGGAGATTTACACGAG GCAGTCACATTTGAGGACTGGGTTGAATCcactttcattttgtgtttcctcaTGTCCTGCATCATGGG GTTTGTGCTGATGTATTCCATAGTCCTGTGCAGCTACTATAACTCAGCACTGACTACGACAGTAGTGGGGGCAATAAAG AATATTGCAGTTGCCTATATTGGCATCTTTGTGGGTGGAGACTACCTGTTCTCTTGGACCAACTTCCTCGGCCTCAGCATTTG tatGTCAGGTGGACTGGTGTACTCATATCTCACTTTTAACCAAAAATCACCTGGAAGTAACGCTAAGGGAGCCCAAGAGCTGAAGATTCACATCACACAAGATTCAACAGGGAAGTACACTGCAAACTAA